DNA from Micromonospora nigra:
GATGGAGTCCCTCGTCCTGCGTGAGCACCTGGAGCAGGGGCCGCCGCGGCCCGAGCAGTTCTTCCGCGCCCAGTCCAAGGTGATCGACGCGCCGTGGGACATGTCCGCCGGCGCGGATCTCGGCTTTCCCGGGGTGCGTGGTCGCCGGACGGTCAAGACGTTCATGGGCAACGCCTACATCCCGCGGCTGCAGGCCGCTGCGGCCAACGACGGGCGGCTCACCGCCTCGTTCCTGCGCGCGGCCGGGCTGGTCGACCCGCCGCAGGCCCTGATGAAGCCCGCCGTCGCTGCACGGGTGCTGCGGGCCTCCGCCCGCTGACCACCCGCCGGCGCCCCGCACCACCGCGGTGCGGGGCGCCGACGCCTGTCCGTACCCCCGCGTGGCGGTCGGCCCCGTGCCGTCCCGTCGGTCGACCGTAGCTGCGGGCGCGGTCAGCGCCGACCGGCGGCCTCCGACCGGCCGGCGCTGAACGTCCACCGCGACCTGCTGTTGCCGAGGTTCGGTCGCAGGCGCCGGCCGGTGAGCCCGGCCCGGGCCGCCCGCGCCCTCATCTCCGGCTCGTCCAGGCGGAGCAGGCCGTGCCGGCGCCGGGTACGCGCATACGGGGACACGGCAACCCGCGCCAGGTGCCCGAGGGTGTCCCGCAGGAAGCCCTCGCGGGCCGCGAAGCGCAACAGGTCCACCGTGTCGGCCACCACCCCCGCCCCCGGCGGGATGATGTCGCTGACCACGAGCCGCCCGTCGTCGGCGAGCAGCCGGTGGGCCGTCGTGAGCAGCGAGTGCAGCTCGTCCGGGTTGAGGTACTGCACCACCGAGTGCACCACCATGAGGTCGACCGATCCGGGCGGCAGCGCGGCCAGCTCCGCCGGCCCGATCACGGTGATGCGCGGGTGGTCGGCGAAGCGGTCGGCAAGGCGCGTCCGGATGCTGCCTGCCGCCTCGCACAGGACCACCTCGTCGCAGGCGCCCGCGACGCGGTCGGCGAACAGCGCCTCACCGGGGCCGTAGTCGAGCACCCGTCCCCGGCGGCCGTCCAGCAGCCCGACCATGGTGTCGGCCATGGCCCGGTAGTGCCGGTCGCGGTGCCGGTCGCAGACGTAGACGTCCTGGCCACGGTTCCACTCGTCAAGCCACGTCGACACGTGACCACCCCTCCCCGGACACCAGCGGACCGGCCCCCGGCGGCGTCGGCCGCCGCGACGGGGACCGGACGGTCGTCGCCCAGTGTCGCGGGCCCGTCGACGGGCGTCCTCTCCGTGGTTGCGGACAACACCGCCCCGTCGGCACTGGCGCAAGGAGGAGGATGCCGCCGCCCACCTCCTGCGCCGACCCTGGTCGTACACGTTCGGTCGGCCGCTCCCGGTCGAACGAGACCCGAGCGAGAGGCAGGGCCCATGACCGCGACCGCGGAAGAGTCCGTCCAGCTGACCCGGACACTGCTGACCGAGGTCGTGATCCCGGTCTACAACGAGGAGCGGGTCCTCGCCGACAGCGTCCACCGGCTGCACGACTACCTCAGTCGCCACTTTCCGTACCCCTTCCTCATCACCATCGCCGAGAGCGGCAGCGTCGACGCGACCCCGGAGATCGGTGCGGCGCTTGCCCGGGAGCTGCCCAACGTCCGGCTTGTGCGCATCGCCGAGCGCGGCCGGGGCCTGGCCCTTCGGCAGGCGTGGGAGACCAGCGACGCCGACGTGGTCAGCTACATGGACGCCGACCTGTCGATCGACCTCGACGGCTTCCTGCCGCTGATCGCCCCGTTGGCCTCCGGCCACAGCGACCTGTCCATCGGCACCCGGCACCGGCAGGGTTCGAGTGTGCAGCGGTCACTGCTGCGGGCGGTGCTGTCGCGCACGTACAACCTGCTGTTGCGGGTCGTACTCGGGGTGCGGTTCTCCGACGCGCAGTGCGGGTTCAAGGCCGGCCGCCGGGAGGTCGTGCAGGCGCTGCTGCCCGTGGTGCAGGACAACCGGTGGTTCTTCGACACCGAGCTGCTCTGCGTGGCGCAGCGGTACGGCCTGCGTATCCACGAGGTGCCCGTCGACTGTCTCG
Protein-coding regions in this window:
- a CDS encoding bifunctional glycosyltransferase family 2/GtrA family protein, with translation MTATAEESVQLTRTLLTEVVIPVYNEERVLADSVHRLHDYLSRHFPYPFLITIAESGSVDATPEIGAALARELPNVRLVRIAERGRGLALRQAWETSDADVVSYMDADLSIDLDGFLPLIAPLASGHSDLSIGTRHRQGSSVQRSLLRAVLSRTYNLLLRVVLGVRFSDAQCGFKAGRREVVQALLPVVQDNRWFFDTELLCVAQRYGLRIHEVPVDCLDDPDSKVRIASTVLEMLRGMVKVTRRRITGTFTVPLPAHLQRAKLPPGLAQQFVRFATVGALSGLLHVGFYLAFRTVMSPLAANALGLFLTTVLNTAANRRVTFGIRGHRGALRHQLEAGVAFLLSLVFSSAGLLAVGSGLSRAAELAVLFAGDALATLVRFTLLRNWVFAPHRQRGDDGGPAQ
- a CDS encoding class I SAM-dependent methyltransferase, coding for MSTWLDEWNRGQDVYVCDRHRDRHYRAMADTMVGLLDGRRGRVLDYGPGEALFADRVAGACDEVVLCEAAGSIRTRLADRFADHPRITVIGPAELAALPPGSVDLMVVHSVVQYLNPDELHSLLTTAHRLLADDGRLVVSDIIPPGAGVVADTVDLLRFAAREGFLRDTLGHLARVAVSPYARTRRRHGLLRLDEPEMRARAARAGLTGRRLRPNLGNSRSRWTFSAGRSEAAGRR